A region of the Hylaeus volcanicus isolate JK05 chromosome 5, UHH_iyHylVolc1.0_haploid, whole genome shotgun sequence genome:
ATGTTTCGATTTTAAGGAAGAAAAGTGGTATCAAGTATCCGAGTTACCAACGCGGCGTTGTAGAGCTGGTGAATAATAATCGTATTTTCaatcgaattattaaaatgtatatctATTAcagattataaaattcataatgtaCAGGTTTATCGGTCCTTGGTGGTCGAGTGTATGCCGTTGGCGGATTTAATGGATCTCTCAGAGTACGAACAGTTGACATATACGATCCAGCTACCGATCAGTGGTCGCCTTGTCCAGAAATGGAAGCGAGAAGATCCACGTTAGGCGTAGCAGTTTTGGGAAACTGTATTTATGCTGTACGTATCTTTTTTTCGCGTACATAACGTTATCTTACTAGtatcgtaaaatttcatttttcgttattatttattattataacttttTGTTATCGAATATGTACTTAAAACATAGGTTGGTGGATTCGACGGCTCGACTGGTCTAAATTCCGCCGAAGTATACGACCCAAGGACTCATGAATGGAGACTAATAGCACCGATGTCGACACGTAGAAGTAGCGTTGGCGTGGGTGTCGTCAAAGGATTACTATATGCGGTAATAACCTTAATAACCTAGTGATCGTCAACCTTTGAACACATCacttgaataattcattttgttacttttaaaatataaaattgtcgtTTTAGGTTGGTGGTTACGATGGTGCATCGCGACACTGCCTTTCTAGCGTCGAGTGTTACAATCCGGAAAAAGATCAATGGAAACCAGTACCTGACATGTCTACGCGTCGTAGTGGGGCCGGTGTTGGTGTTCTAGATGGAATTCTGTACGCTGTAGGAGGTCACGATGGTCCTTTGGTTAGAAAAAGTGTCGAAGCTTATAACCCGGATACTAATCAGTGGAGTCCAGTCAACGACATGGCCCTTTGCCGTAGAAATGCTGGTAactaattttagtttcatttaaaatttattacactcatatatttatttctttgatgACAAGTTGTAAACGGTGGcgaatatttcttcgataggCGTTGTCGCTTTAAATGGGCTTCTATACGTGGTGGGAGGGGACGACGGTGTATCAAGCCTGGCATCCGTAGAAGTGTACTCCCCGAGGACTGACACCTGGACAACCCTTCCGACTAGCATGGGAATCGGCCGTAGCTACGCGGGTGTAGCGATAATCGACAAACCAATGCCGACTACGACATCGATGTGAGGATTGCAATCCGCTGGGCATGCAACGGAGCAGAACACGGACCCGGGTGCCGAGACGTCGGATCAAACACGGGAAGCCGGGCCCAGCGGTGTGCAAGTCCAAAATCCTGATCAGAATGTACTTCAGCAATACCGCGGCGCTGGACACAATTGCCAGGGGCCGCGTTGCGTGTGCCAAAGATACGAAAACGGAGAACTGGCGGCCGTGGTCATGAATCAGAACCGAAGTAATCAAGAAAGAGACGACAATTATCAAAACACGGGTCGCGGTGCTCGTGGCTTTCAAAACCGACCCGCTGGCTCGGTGCAAATGTACCCTAACCTCAATCCGAATTATCAGAATCCGGTGGACATAGATCACAACTATAATCGCAATCGACAACCGCAAGAACCGGAGGAAAACATATACGAGAGATtagacaacgacgacgacgacgagaacGCGGTCAACCGGGAAGTTGGCCGTAACGAACCCGTCGCGCAAAACAATCAAAACAATCAGGGCGACCACACGTACGAGAGAATAGACGATCGGTACTCCTGCAGCGGCAGAATATACTCTCGTTGCTATAAGTATCACATTTTGAACCACATCGCTGTGCCGAATTTCTTGAACGACGTGGAATCCAGAAACTCGAACCAATACGATCAACCGAGACAGATATATCTGGACTCGTCGCGATTATCTAGCCAGTTCTGTCAGAATCAGTTAGGCAGACTAGGTCGCAACTGTTTCTCCTCCGAGAACATCGCTTACGCGTCCACCGGGCGTACCGTTCACCCACTCGGTTACAGCTGCATGTGCCCGTTCTGCAGACACTTGGACACTAGGTATTTGTGTCATCATTGCCATAGTCTGCACAACAAGCTACGCTACCAGGATGGACTCGCGGGTAGCTCTAGACATTACATATATCAGTTGCCGAGGAACTGCCGGTGTCCGTTCTGTCGCGGTGAATACTATTTCATGAAACCGCCCGTTACGTCTTGTCGCCCCGCCGAATCGTGGAGGATGGAATGCCATTGCAGAAACCCAGGCAATTGTTCGTGCAGATGCAAGGTACTGTCCAATTGTGGATCCGCCAGTCAGGTCGGTAGATACCTCGATTGGATCAACAGAGCTGGTCCGTCTGTTAACAACCCGCTCTACGCGACGATCCACATTGGCAGACCTTGCGTCTCGGCCCTCGCGAACGCAGCTGGCGGAGGAAACAACATGGAACCTGGTACTTCCACGTCGAACCCGTCAGCTCCTTCCTCCGTGGCCAACGAACCCAGTACATCCTCCAACGCTAGACCTATGTTCTCACCCCAAAATCCTTCCATCTCCCGCGCTTCTCTCTGCTCCGCCAATCGCTCCGCCGAACGGCAACATACGTGCGACGATTCCTGCATCAGAAATC
Encoded here:
- the LOC128876650 gene encoding uncharacterized protein LOC128876650 gives rise to the protein MNQNRSNQERDDNYQNTGRGARGFQNRPAGSVQMYPNLNPNYQNPVDIDHNYNRNRQPQEPEENIYERLDNDDDDENAVNREVGRNEPVAQNNQNNQGDHTYERIDDRYSCSGRIYSRCYKYHILNHIAVPNFLNDVESRNSNQYDQPRQIYLDSSRLSSQFCQNQLGRLGRNCFSSENIAYASTGRTVHPLGYSCMCPFCRHLDTRYLCHHCHSLHNKLRYQDGLAGSSRHYIYQLPRNCRCPFCRGEYYFMKPPVTSCRPAESWRMECHCRNPGNCSCRCKVLSNCGSASQVGRYLDWINRAGPSVNNPLYATIHIGRPCVSALANAAGGGNNMEPGTSTSNPSAPSSVANEPSTSSNARPMFSPQNPSISRASLCSANRSAERQHTCDDSCIRNQNGSVAGICQLFGRCEKAECNHGRLSVNWWVVNKWLPSWNPNNFDRNMDAAPAMEEESHNQHDSDSDDA